Genomic segment of Streptomyces longhuiensis:
TCCCGTGGCGTCGTACACCGGCAACGCGTCGTGGACCTCGCACGGCTTCGCACTGTGGGACAACCTCTCGACCGCCTGGACCAAGGCCGGCATCGGCCATTCGTTCCTTCAGTCCCTGATGTACGCGGTGGTGTGCGGCGGCGCCGCCGTGCTCATCGCGGCGATGGCAGCGTTCGCGGTGGTGGTGCTGCCCCTGCCCAAGCCCGCGTTCTGGTTCTGGCTGATCTACTCCGGGACGTTGTTCCCGTTGCAGATGTTCCTGGCGCCGCTGTTCGGCATGTACGCCGACGGCAACCTCTATGACACCCGCCTCGGCCTCATGCTCGTGTACGTCGCCTACGCGGTTCCGTTCGCGTTCTTCCTCGTCCGCAACCAGATGACCACGATGCCGCCCGAGGTCACCGAGGCCGCGATGCTCGACGGGGCGTCGTTCTGGCGGATCTTCTGGCGCATCCACATCCCGCTGATGGCCTCCAGCCTCGGCGCCGCGTTCATCTTCCAGTTCACCGCCGTCTGGAACGACCTGCTGTTCGGCATCACCCTCAGCCGCAGCCCCGACGTCCAGCCGGTGATGGCCACCTTGAGCAACCTCAACAACGCGTACGCGTCCTCGGGCCCGCCCGTCATCCTGGCCGGCGCCCTCATCGTCTCCGTGCCCACCCTCGTCGTCTTCCTGACGTTCCGCGGTCTGTTCCTGCGCGGCGTCGCCGCGACCGCCCGCTGACGTTCCCCTTCTGCAGCCTCGATTTGGAGATTCGGCATGACCACACGGGCCCTCGTCCGTACCACCGACTGGGACAACGACCGCATCCGCGACAGCCTGCGCGACTCCGTGGTGAGCGCCGAGGGGGCTCTCGACGGGGCCGAACTGCGGCTCACGGTCGAACCGTTGATGCGCCGCAGCGACGCCGGCGGCCTGCTGCAGTCGCTGCGCGTGGACGCCGTGCGCG
This window contains:
- a CDS encoding carbohydrate ABC transporter permease — protein: MGRTFRNLFVAGTVVLWLVPVYLLVVNALTPVASYTGNASWTSHGFALWDNLSTAWTKAGIGHSFLQSLMYAVVCGGAAVLIAAMAAFAVVVLPLPKPAFWFWLIYSGTLFPLQMFLAPLFGMYADGNLYDTRLGLMLVYVAYAVPFAFFLVRNQMTTMPPEVTEAAMLDGASFWRIFWRIHIPLMASSLGAAFIFQFTAVWNDLLFGITLSRSPDVQPVMATLSNLNNAYASSGPPVILAGALIVSVPTLVVFLTFRGLFLRGVAATAR